The following is a genomic window from Methanophagales archaeon.
GAAGTTGAAGGCGGAAGGCATGCATGTGGTGAGCATAGGTAAGGAGCGATTGAAAGATTCTATGGTCGTTATTCTCATCGGACACATAGTACACTCTGATATAAGAGACACAATAGAGAAAATAGATAGCACTGGCTTTGCAGAGGTGGTAGGACTCTCTCTATCCATGCCGGGTGTGGATAAGAAATCTTCTGCCGCCCTGGTTCTATCTGCGATAGGTAAGAAGGAATTAAAAGAGGCTCTGAAGATACTGGAAGCGACAGCGAGTAAGAAGGGCATTATGGTAATCTCACCTATATGATTATTGGTTATTGTAAAGATGTATGAGAGATGAGAGCAGAAGAGAAGACAAAGACGAAGATAGTAAGAATCTCGATAGTAGGGTTCGGGCATGTAGGGAGTGGTGTAGCCGAGGTAGTGATGCGTAAACACGATGAGATATTGAGAAAGCATGGGCTCGATCTGCAAATAGTGGGAATAGCGGATTTGAAAGGGACCATTATAGATGAAGCGGGTTTGAGCGGGGATGAGATAGTGAGATTCAGAGCTGGTAGAGCATTGAAGACCGAAGTAGATGTAGACATGAGCAGTCTGGAGTTGATAAGGGAGATAGAGCATGAGGTGATGGTGGAAGCGACACCGACGAATGTTACGAATGGGGAGCCTGGCTTAACCCATATCATCACCGCACTTAAATCTGATAGACATGTGGTAACATCAAACAAAGGTCCACTCGCTCTGGAATACCGGAAGCTGATGGAACTCGCTGAGCGTAAGGGCAGAGAAATCAGATTTGAGGCGACGGTAGGCGGTGCAATGCCACTTATCTCACTGATACGCGAGAATCTCGCGGGCAACGGGATTATCTCTATAAAGGGTATATTGAACGGCACATGCAACTACATACTGACGAGGATGACAAATGAGAACCTGCCCTATGAGCATGTATTGCGGGAGGCGCAGGAGATAGGAATCGCCGAAACTGATCCATCGAAGGATGTAAAAGGGATTGATACAGCAGTGAAGCTGGTGATACTGGCAAATTCAGTCTTCGGGATGGATGCCACGTACAGGGATGTGAAGGTCCGGGGTATCACTGAGATAACACCTGACGCATTGAAGCTCGCTAAGGATGCAGGATATGCTATAAAATTGATAGGAGATGTGGATATAGATGGGCAGCTTGAAGTCACACCGCGACTGGTACCGGTCAGTGACCCCTTGAATGTCGGTGGTACGCTGAATGTGGCAACAATAAGAACCGACCTGGCTGGTGATATCACGGTCATCGGTAAGGGTGCAGGATCTATCGAAGCCGCAAGTGCCATTCTATCCGATATAATTGCGATCTACTCATGAATTTAGGTTAATACCGAATAAGCTTTAAATATATTGTGAACCAAGAGTGATGCATGAAGATATTACATGATGAAGATGTGGATGATAGCATCCTGGAGGATAAGACGATAGCAGTGATAGGTTATGGAGCGCAGGGAGAAGCGCAGGCGAAGTGTTTGCGGGACTCCGGTGTTAAGGTGGTGATTGGGCTGCGTGCTTCTGGTGCAAGCCGGGAACGAGCGGAGAAGGATGGGTTTGAGGTACTGCCGATAAAAGAAGCGGCGCGAAGGGGCGATATTATTCATATTCTGATCCCTGATGAGGTACAGGCGGAAGTGTATGAGTCCGAGATAATGCAGGAGATGCAAGCAGGTAAGACTCTCAGCTTCTCTCACGGCTTCAACATCTGCTTTAATAGAATCGTTCCACCACCGGATGTGGATGTCATCATGGTAGCGCCGAAGGCACCGGGTACAGAGGAGCGGAAAGCGTACCTGGAAGGTTTTGGGGTGCCCGGGTTGGTCGCAGTGAAACAGAACCCTTCTGGTACGGCACGCGAGGTGGCACTGGCAATGGCGAAGGCGATGCACTGGACGAGAGCAGGGATTCTCGAATGTACATTCGAGG
Proteins encoded in this region:
- a CDS encoding homoserine dehydrogenase, coding for MRAEEKTKTKIVRISIVGFGHVGSGVAEVVMRKHDEILRKHGLDLQIVGIADLKGTIIDEAGLSGDEIVRFRAGRALKTEVDVDMSSLELIREIEHEVMVEATPTNVTNGEPGLTHIITALKSDRHVVTSNKGPLALEYRKLMELAERKGREIRFEATVGGAMPLISLIRENLAGNGIISIKGILNGTCNYILTRMTNENLPYEHVLREAQEIGIAETDPSKDVKGIDTAVKLVILANSVFGMDATYRDVKVRGITEITPDALKLAKDAGYAIKLIGDVDIDGQLEVTPRLVPVSDPLNVGGTLNVATIRTDLAGDITVIGKGAGSIEAASAILSDIIAIYS
- the ilvC gene encoding ketol-acid reductoisomerase, with amino-acid sequence MKILHDEDVDDSILEDKTIAVIGYGAQGEAQAKCLRDSGVKVVIGLRASGASRERAEKDGFEVLPIKEAARRGDIIHILIPDEVQAEVYESEIMQEMQAGKTLSFSHGFNICFNRIVPPPDVDVIMVAPKAPGTEERKAYLEGFGVPGLVAVKQNPSGTAREVALAMAKAMHWTRAGILECTFEEETYEDLFGEQCVLCGGLVELMKNGFEVLVEAGYPPEMAYFECVHEMKLIVDLIWQGGIKRMAEVISNTAEYGMWSVGHKIIGQDVKARMKDALKRIESGEFASEWVEEYRKGIPFLKMSREKISKHQIETVGSEIRKLFRNH